In one Babylonia areolata isolate BAREFJ2019XMU chromosome 12, ASM4173473v1, whole genome shotgun sequence genomic region, the following are encoded:
- the LOC143287867 gene encoding uncharacterized protein LOC143287867 yields the protein MASKYVMGKDSSQGPVTRSAAVSGKKEVVGVGEGSPFLKTLGPGSGISRQSPKWIKEMMEAQYNTPPVTSTMVWTNVTTPGGAFTGPRFPSPSQEEERKEEMRRQEEMELRQLERERFELLAQSLAQRPSREESPAARLPTFAPPRLTLPELRPGDDVDDFLDHFEAVADSYNMAEETRSLYLISSLTGKAREAFNNLPPESSYTDLKAALRRQFRISPEAYRKKFREIRKAGSESFIQFGIRLKRTLEHWETMSGMALRDLILIEQLLSTVTDDLAVCIRDEGLRTFQEVIERAERFAEARRGIRVFKTSAGSLGGGLKSSPMPKRGNLSYSQHPLAEQSPHSVVPPRGSMASAPKSATAPGKGGNQCFYCGDGGHYKRDCPKLKRDRRQQAAVGHTHESCALATVPVFSAEQQGDQGGMGPTCSVFLSLVEDRIVDSIRDSGATCTFVDESVVPPDAEKGGTCQVTGVEKSFNAVRPYVKVQVATPYFKGAVWAVALRNPAYTLLIGNNVLFADGTRQGVSTQLPREVLAAVTTRAMARDQAPVLQPTQGPVTDAVALHTDRETVRRLQARDHTLQQLRQATTPNINTEREGKASYTMHDGLLFRVFHKNGEHLKQLVVPLGLRRTVLSLGHDIPMAGHLGVRRTQERVWQHFYWPGMCKDVRQYCRSCDVWQRTSPRGKNQRVPLGTVPLVSEPFQKVGVDIVGPITPASARGNRYILVVVDYATRYPEAVALKGIDSVTVADALWQMWTRVGVPSEVLTDRGTKFTSDVMAQVNRLLGIHGRTTTPYHAQANGLVERFNATLKKMIQRLCIEKPKDWDLFIPAVLFAFREVPQESLRFSPFELLYGRTVRGPMALLRQLWTKEASSPPETLTEVEYVVDLRNRLEETCRLARENLQQAATKYKRQYDKKARERWFEVGDEVLLLLPEKKNKLEIAWQGPYRVIERVGDWDYRIAVKGTPRLYHANLLKRYTRREECSAAVAPVVIEETEDDHTGSFSSQGIPLLPLQAEETWKDVSVHTNLTSSQQREIMDICQSASSVLTDLPLRCTVGECELVLEDITPVRVRQYPLPHSQYDVIREEVQSMLKMGVIEPATSPYSAPIVLVKKKDGKVRFCVDFRRLNRVLRFDAEPLPDVNQIFAKLNHAKYFSKLDLAKGYWQIPMKESDRPKTAFTTPQGQFQWLVMPFGLKTAGAIFSRIMRRVLGPLQLDDAHNFMDDLLLATGTWDRHTEVLQRILCRLQEVQLSARPTKCQLGCPEISFLGHHLQGGQLHPEQDKVAKIREAHPPATKKELHAFLGLAGYYRRFVPKFSETALSLTNKTKGSEPNKVLWSDECQKAFDKLKEALINPPVLVLPDPSKTFVLRTDASGLGLGAVLLQDHGEGLQPIAFASKKLSGAEQRYHTIEQEALAVVWGIRKFYPYLYGRHFVLESDHHPLKYLHRIRPVSRRLMGWAVELQSHSFTFRHIKGVDNLGADYLSRTGQ from the exons ATGGCTTCCAAGTATGTCATGGGAAAAGATTCATCCCAAGGACCGGTTACAAGGTCAGCTGCGGTCTCAGGCAAGAAAGAAGTGGTCGGTGTCGGGGAGGGTTCTCCCTTTTTGAAAACTCTGGGCCCTGGCTCGGGAATTTCTCGGCAGTCCCCTAAGTGGATCAAGGAGATGATGGAGGCACAGTATAACACCCCTCCAGTCACTTCCACAATGGTTTGGACAAATGTCACCACTCCTGGGGGAGCTTTTACAGGCCCAAGGTTCCCCAGTCCTTCACAG gaggaggagaggaaggaggagatgcGTCGACAGGAGGAGATGGAGCTCCGGCAGTTAGAGCGAGAAAGATTCGAGCTTTTGGCTCAAAGCCTTGCTCAGCGGCCTAGCCGAGAGGAGTCCCCGGCAGCGAGACTGCCCACTTTCGCCCCTCCAAGGCTGACTCTTCCTGAGTTGCGGCCAGGCGACGATGTCGATGATTTTTTGGATCATTTCGAAGCAGTCGCTGACTCCTATAACATGGCAGAAGAGACTCGATCGCTTTACTTGATTAGTTCCTTGACAGGAAAGGCCCGGGAGGCATTTAACAACTTACCTCCGGAGAGTTCTTATACTGATCTGAAAGCGGCGCTTCGCCGTCAGTTCAGGATATCTCCTGAAGCTTACCGTAAAAAGTTTAGGGAGATACGCAAAGCCGGAAGTGAGTCCTTCATCCAGTTTGGGATTCGTCTTAAGCGCACGCTCGAGCACTGGGAAACCATGTCCGGAATGGCACTGAGGGACTTGATTCTCATTGAGCAGCTTCTCAGCACTGTGACAGACGACCTGGCTGTGTGTATCAGGGATGAAGGCCTTAGAACGTTCCAGGAAGTCATAGAGAGGGCCGAACGCTTTGCGGAAGCTAGAAGGGGAATCAGGGTCTTCAAGACCAGTGCAGGTTCTCTAGGTGGGGGACTCAAGTCTTCGCCCATGCCGAAGCGTGGGAACCTAAGCTATTCTCAGCATCCGTTGGCTGAACAATCACCGCATTCAGTTGTTCCGCCTCGTGGCAGCATGGCGTCTGCCCCTAAGTCGGCCACTGCACCGGGTAAGGGGGGCAATCAGTGTTTTTATTGTGGCGATGGGGGACATTACAAGCGCGACTGTCCAAAGTTAAAGAGAGACCGGAGGCAACAAGCGGCAGTCGGCCACACACACGAGAGTTGCGCTTTAGCAACTGTACCTGTGTTCAGCGCTGAACAACAAGGTGACCAAGGAGGAATGGGGCCTACCTGTTCTGTGTTTCTCAGCCTCGTAGAGGATCGGATAGTCGATTCTATTCGAGACTCTGGCGCTACATGCACTTTCGTTGACGAGAGTGTGGTACCTCCTGACGCCGAGAAAGGAGGAACATGTCAGGTGACTGGAGTTGAAAAGTCCTTCAACGCTGTCCGTCCTTATGTTAAGGTACAGGTTGCTACACCGTACTTTAAAGGAGCTGTGTGGGCTGTGGCACTCCGGAATCCTGCATATACACTGCTCATTGGTAACAACGTGCTTTTCGCAGACGGTACACGACAGGGGGTGTCGACACAGCTACCCAGGGAGGTGCTGGCAGCAGTAACCACACGAGCGATGGCAAGGGATCAGGCGCCCGTCTTACAGCCTACTCAGGGACCGGTGACAGACGCAGTAGCTCTCCACACGGATAGGGAGACCGTCCGTCGTCTTCAGGCCAGAGACCACACCCTGCAGCAACTGAGACAAGCGACAACTCCCAATATCAACACAGAACGGGAGGGTAAGGCATCTTACACAATGCATGACGGTCTCTTGTTCCGTGTGTTCCACAAGAACGGGGAGCACCTCAAGCAACTGGTGGTACCTCTGGGCCTCAGGCGCACTGTTCTCTCCCTAGGGCATGACATACCCATGGCGGGGCATTTGGGAGTTCGGCGGACACAAGAGCGAGTGTGGCAACacttctactggcctggcatgtgcaAGGATGTCCGCCAGTACTGTCGGTCGTGTGACGTCTGGCAGCGTACTTCTCCGCGTGGTAAGAACCAGCGTGTGCCGTTAGGTACTGTCCCTCTTGTGTCAGAACCCTTCCAGAAAGTGGGAGTGGACATCGTAGGTCCAATCACTCCAGCCTCTGCGCGGGGCAATCGTTACATTCTGGTGGTCGTTGATTACGCCACACGTTACCCAGAAGCCGTTGCGTTGAAGGGAATTGATTCTGTCACAGTTGCAGACGCACTGTGGCAAATGTGGACCCGAGTGGGAGTACCCTCGGAGGTACTCACAGACAGAGGTACCAAGTTCACAAGTGACGTGATGGCTCAGGTAAACCGGTTGTTGGGGATCCATGGCAGAACTACGACTCCGTACCATGCACAGGCAAACGGTCTTGTCGAGCGTTTCAACGCCACCCTGAAGAAAATGATCCAACGCCTCTGTATTGAGAAGCCCAAGGATTGGGATCTGTTCATTCCGGCCGTCCTGTTTGCGTTCAGGGAAGTGCCACAGGAGTCCCTGCGGTTTTCTCCCTTTGAGCTTCTGTATGGCCGCACGGTCAGGGGGCCCATGGCTCTTTTGCGCCAGCTGTGGACCAAGGAAGCGTCATCGCCTCCAGAAACCCTCACGGAGGTAGAGTACGTGGTGGATCTGCGCAATCGGCTGGAAGAGACCTGCAGGCTGGCACGAGAGAACCTGCAGCAAGCAGCCACCAAGTACAAGCGACAGTATGATAAAAAAGCCCGTGAGCGATGGTTCGAGGTAGGAGACGAAGTCTTGCTGCTCTtaccagagaaaaagaacaagctcGAAATTGCTTGGCAGGGCCCCTACAGGGTGATAGAGCGGGTGGGCGACTGGGATTACCGTATTGCGGTCAAAGGAACCCCACGACTCTATCATGCCAATCTGCTGAAGCGGTACACCCGGAGAGAGGAGTGTTCCGCAGCTGTAGCCCCAGTGGtcatagaagaaacagaagatgacCACACAGGCTCTTTCAGCTCACAGGGGATTCCACTTCTACCCCTGCAAGCAGAAGAGACATGGAAAGATGTCTCTGTCCACACAAACCTCACTTCTTCACAGCAGCGGGAAATCATGGATATCTGTCAGAGTGCTAGTAGCGTTCTCACCGACCTTCCCCTCAGGTGCACCGTAGGGGAGTGTGAGCTGGTTCTGGAGGACATTACACCAGTACGAGTCCGCCAGTACCCACTGCCCCACTCACAGTATGACGTAATCAGAGAGGAGGTCCAATCCATGCTGAAGATGGGAGTGATTGAGCCTGCCACGTCACCTTACTCTGCACCCATCGTACTAGTCAAAAAGAAAGACGGGAAGGTTCGCTTCTGTGTGGACTTTCGCCGTCTCAACCGGGTACTACGCTTTGATGCAGAACCGTTGCCCGATGTCAACCAGATTTTTGCAAAGCTGAACCATGCCAAGTACTTTTCTAAACTCGACTTAGCTAAAGGGTATTGGCAGATACCCATGAAAGAGAGTGACCGACCCAAGACCGCATTCACGACGCCACAGGGTCAGTTTCAGTGGCTGGTGATGCCGTTCGGGCTGAAAACGGCCGGTGCGATTTTTAGTCGCATCATGCGAAGAGTTCTGGGACCACTGCAGTTAGATGACGCCCATAACTTTATGGATGATCTGCTTCTGGCCACCGGTACTTGGGATCGTCACACCGAAGTTCTGCAGCGGATACTCTGCCGCCTACAGGAGGTACAGCTGTCGGCGAGACCTACTAAGTGCCAGCTTGGCTGTCCAGAAATCAGCTTTCTTGGACACCACCTCCAGGGTGGTCAGCTGCACCCAGAACAGGACAAGGTAGCAAAAATCCGGGAAGCACACCCTCCTGCCACAAAGAAGGAGCTGCATGCCTTCCTTGGACTGGCTGGCTATTACAGGCGTTTCGTGCCTAAGTTCTCAGAAACAGCCCTATCTCTGACCAACAAGACCAAGGGCAGTGAGCCCAACAAAGTTCTGTGGTCGGATGAGTGTcagaaagcctttgacaagttAAAAGAAGCACTCATCAACCCCCCAGTGCTGGTCCTTCCCGACCCTAGCAAAACATTTGTGCTACGGACAGACGCCTCAGGGTTGGGCCTTGGGGCCGTGCTTCTTCAGGATCACGGTGAAGGACTACAACCCATAGCTTTCGCCAGCAAGAAGCTCAGTGGAGCTGAACAGCGGTACCACACCATAGAGCAGGAGGCACTGGCAGTGGTTTGGGGTATACGGAAGTTCTATCCCTACCTGTACGGAAGGCATTTTGTGCTTGAGAGCGACCATCATCCTCTCAAGTATCTGCACCGTATCCGTCCCGTCAGTCGACGTCTCATGGGATGGGCTGTGGAGCTCCAGTCTCACAGCTTCACCTTCAGACACATCAAGGGTGTCGACAACTTGGGGGCAGACTACCTGAGTAGGACTGGGCAGTAA